Proteins encoded within one genomic window of Triticum aestivum cultivar Chinese Spring chromosome 2D, IWGSC CS RefSeq v2.1, whole genome shotgun sequence:
- the LOC123048505 gene encoding two-component response regulator ORR42-like, which produces MELKAKGFTSIKALLVEDIEVCRLVLSTFLLRLHCEVTLAMNGKEAVDLFLEGKKFDIVLFDKDMPVITGPEAIVKIRAMGETDVKIVGVSADNHAMEAFMGAGADLFVPKPIRMEALGPIIQDVINKKTNDMV; this is translated from the exons ATGGAGCTCAAGGCCAAAGGATTCACCTCTATCAAGGCACTACTTGTAGAGGACATTGAAGTTTGTAGGTTGGTCCTCTCAACGTTTCTGCTCAGACTTCACTGTGAGGTTACTCTAGCCATGAATGGGAAGGAAGCTGTTGATTTGTTCCTTGAGGGGAAAAAGTTTGACATTGTTTTGTTCGATAAGGATATGCCCGTCATAACTGGTCCAGAG GCAATTGTGAAGATCCGTGCTATGGGGGAAACTGATGTGAAGATTGTTGGGGTTTCTGCCGATAATCATGCCATGGAGGCGTTCATGGGTGCTGGTGCTGATTTATTTGTGCCCAAACCAATAAGGATGGAGGCCCTCGGTCCTATCATTCAGGATGTCATCAACAAGAAGACGAATGACATGGTCTAG